The following are encoded in a window of Fulvia fulva chromosome 7, complete sequence genomic DNA:
- a CDS encoding Pre-mRNA-splicing factor cwc26, translating into MTLADYLAQNYLSADTTTKSKKRKRKDKTASEGLVIDDEDDSWKQPAKPKGEDDDEDTPTIVGGALSAGLNKPTKKTKWVKIGAEAPKDSEQAAADAILADAAAESRSRAQADDEDPMMLDEDGAEVGGPTMANGAMAGLQSAAQVTKALNKRRKEEMKAMKAANLDSGGLAQQTIYRDASGRMINVKEKKEEAEAQAKTDERKAREEDESRKGDVQRRQKEERRQELQEAKVMTVARGADDEKMNDELKERERWNDPMAQLLATKKSSSKDGKSKGSGKTYQGAFEPNRYGIRPGWRWDGVDRSNGFERKWFAARNKAKDRKELEYAWQLDE; encoded by the exons ATGACTCTCGCCGACTACCTCGCACAGAATTATCTCTCCGCAGACACAACAACGAAATCGAAGAAGCGCAAGAGAAAGGACAAGACCGCATCGGAAGGACTTGTAATCGACGACGAAGACGATTCCTGGAAGCAGCCCGCCAAACCCAAAGGCGAAGATGACGATGAAGACACACCTACAATAGTCGGCGGCGCATTATCAGCAGGACTCAACAAGCCCACGAAGAAGACCAAATGGGTCAAGATAGGCGCCGAGGCACCGAAGGACAGCGAACAAGCAGCCGCAGATGCTATTCTTGCAGATGCCGCAGCAGAATCTCGGAGTCGCGCGCAAGCTGACGATGAGGACCCTATGATGCTCGATGAAGATGGCGCAGAAGTGGGCGGACCAACTATGGCAAACGGCGCGATGGCAGGACTACAGTCAGCAGCGCAGGTCACCAAAGCCTTGAACAAGCGGAGGAAGGAAGAGATGAAAGCCATGAAAGCCGCCAACCTCGACTCGGGTGGACTGGCACAGCAGACGATCTATCGTGACGCCAGTGGACGGATGATCAACGTGAAAGAGAAGAAGGAAGAAGCCGAAGCGCAAGCCAAGACAGACGAGCGCAAAGCGAGAGAAGAGGATGAAAGTAGGAAGGGCGATGTGCAGAGACGGCAGAAAGAGGAGAGGCGGCAAGAATTGCAAGAGGCGAAGGTCATGACTGTGGCACGGGGTGCGGATGATGAGAAGATGAATGATGAGTTGAAGGAGAGGGAAAGGTGGAATGATCCTATGGCACAACTGCTGGCGACGAAGAAGAGTAGCAGCAAGGATGGGAAGAGTAAGGGGAGTGGGAAGACGTACCAGGGTGCTTTCGAGCCGAATCGATATGGGATCCGGCCCGGGTGGAGATGGGATGGAGTGGACAGGAGTAATGGATTTGAGAGGAAGTGGTTTGCGGCGCGGAATAAGGCTAAG GACCGCAAAGAACTAGAATATGCCTGGCAACTAGACGAATAA
- a CDS encoding Alkyltransferase-like protein 1, translating to MPRSEEAASWYTAVYRAIQEVPHGKVTSYGHIALLLGYPERPRQVGMCLKYLPSSTDQPNARYHSDNVPWQRVINSKGIISNRGVNGAANQEAALTLEGVEVERGSLGERSVSFLEYGWFPSRLPSEAAEV from the exons ATGCCACGATCAGAAGAGGCAGCGTCCTGGTATACAGCAGTCTATCGCGCAATTCAAGAGGTACCACACGGCAAGGTGACTTCGTACGGCCACATCGCTTTGCTGCTAGGCTATCCAGAACGACCGCG ACAGGTCGGCATGTGTCTAAAGTACCTGCCATCCTCTACTGATCAACCCAATGCTCGATACCACAGCGACAACGTCCCCTGGCAGAGAGTCATTAATTCAAAAGGAATCATCAGCAACAG GGGGGTCAATGGAGCTGCAAATCAGGAAGCTGCCTTGACTCTTGAAGGCGTCGAGGTTGAGCGTGGTAGTCTCGGCGAAAGGAGTGTGAGCTTTCTCGAGTACGGTTGGTTTCCTTCTCGCCTCCCAAGCGAGGCAGCTGAAGTCTGA